The nucleotide sequence AGTTTTTTCCATTTTTCGCTAAAATCTTCAAGAATTGTATAGTCCTCTCCTGAAGCAAAAAAGAATCCCTTGCTCATCTAGTGATGGACAAAGGATTCTCGGTAACGAGAGTGACGGGACTCGAACCCGCGATCTACGGCGTGACAGGCCGTCGCGATAACCAGCTTCGCTACACCCTCAAAAAGCACTCTTGGAAACTACACGATAGAAAGGCTTTTGTCAACATGCTACGCTGTTGCCAATGAAGAAACCCTTGCGTATACTTCCCGAAAGGAGAAGATACCCATGCAAGAATCCATCATGCTGTTCTTTCTGAATATTGAGAACCCCGTTCTCGACTTCCTGGGCAACCTTGCCTCACTGTTGGGTGAGCAGACCTTCGTCATTGCCGTTATCCTCTACATCTTCTGGAATCATGACAAGAAGAAGGGTTTCGGTCTCTACTCATCAGTTCTGCTCTCGGTACTTGCGATGGGTATATTGAAAGCCACAGTCAAGGCTCCACGCCCGTTCCAGGTATTGGAATCGATCCAAGGGAAACGACTGGAGACCGCAACCGGATACTCTTTCCCCAGCGGACATACGACAACCGGGGCGGCTTTCTATACAGCCATGGCGCTCACTTTCCATAAGCGAAAACTCAGTATTTTCTGTGCAATTATGATGACCCTTGTAGGGTTAAGCAGGCTCTACCTTGGTGTTCACTGGCCGATTGACGTGTTTGCCGGTCTTCTACTCGGTGTTTCCATCAGCTTTGCATTCTACCACTATCTGGACTATCTCTATGATGATGAGAAACGACGACTGAGATATCTGGTAATACTGGGGACCATCTTTGCTATCAGTGGAGCTGTTATCAGTATCCTGCTCAATTTCTTTTCCGCTGATGAGACGGCTTTCAATGACCTGATGAAGATTCTCGCTCTCGGTGGTGGAGGCTATCTTGGATTCGCCCTCGAGAACAAGAAGGTTCAATTCTTGACCGAAGGAACACTTGCAAAGAAGATTGGCCGCTATCTTATCGGCTTGGTTGTTGTGCTTCTGATCATGGGATCCAAGGTAATCATCCCAGAGTCACTGTATGCAATTGGAGGATTTGTGCGATACAGCCTCGTCGGACTCTGGGCAACCGGCCTTTATCCACTTATAGGAAAAAATCTGCGTCTTTTCTCTGGTGCTCAATAACCTTCGGCTCAATACCCTTGGTGATCAAAAACCGGCGAAGATCGAGCAGGTCATTCAAATGACCCTGGCAGAGCCGATACATGATCTTTCCACACATGATTGCATCATCAAGGGCATAGTGAGCCTGATACTCCATCTCTAGGTAATCGACAAGGTATGAGAGTTTATAGCTGTGCATCTTGGGCCAGAGCTTTCGAGCAATGGTCAGGGTGCATAGGTAGCTCATCTCCCGTGCCTCAAGGTCATATGCTTCAAATGCAGCTTTCATTACTCCCATGTCAAAGACCGCATTGTGAGCAACAAGGATATCACGACCGATGAATGAACGCATCTGTTCCCAGATCTTGTCGAATGCAGGGGCAGCAAGACACTCATCACTGGAGAGTTTATGCACTGCTGTCATCCCTGGGTCAAAATACGGATGCTTGGGTCGGATCAATGTATAATACGTCTCAAGCAGGGTGCCTTCTTCATCGAACCGGGCAAGGGCTACTGAACAAGCACCACCGGGGTAGCTGTTCGCCGTCTCGAAATCTAATGCTACATAGTTCACGATTGTTTTCCTAACATGATGGAGAGAATCGTCTTATCTGTTTCTTCCATCCCTTCATGACTGATCCTGGAGAGAAAATCCATACTCTCCATACTCGACTTTCCAACGATTCCGCTCTCACTTCCTGGGGAAAGACCGCGGAATGCAAGTTTGCAGGCAAGGTTTGCCGCTTCCACACAACTGTAGATTTTCAAGGCACAGGTGGACTTGGCACCATCACAAATAATCCCAGTAAGATTACCGACCATGGTGTTGAAAGCACGGTCCATCTCTTCTAGAGTTCCTCCCAGCAGATACACCAATCCACAAGCCGTCCCAATGGAGGCTGTGAAGGCACCACAGAGAGCACTTAGCCGGTCTTTTCTGGCAGTCAGTCCCAATCCTATCAGCTGACTAAGCAATAAGGCTCTTCCAAGCTGTTCATCATCTTTCTTCAGATATGCTGCAACTACCGCTATGGGTACGGTCAAGGTGATTCCCTGATTCCCACTGCCACTATTAATAATTACCGGTAGCGGACATCCAGCCATTCTTGCGTCACTGGCAGCTGCAGCCATAGCTGAGCCCAAGCTGAATGCTTCTGATAGACTACTTGGTTCTTTCCCTATCGGCTCAGCGGCAATCCTCCCTACCGAAAGTCCATAGGAGTGCTCGAGCGCATGTCGTGCAATAGCAAGGTTTGTTTCCTTTGCATCCAGAACCAGATCGATTGCCTCCTTTGATGCCTGTTCCACCCACGTAAGCATATCAGCAAGACTCGCAGAATCAAGGAATTGCTCATCCTCCACTTCCAGTTCTGTACCACAGGCATCCACTGCCAGTTCACGTAAAACCGTAGTATTATGCTGTAGATAACTGAAACGGTCATGCTCTCCGCTGATAGTGGCAATGGCAAAATCATCTCCCGCTTTTGCAGTAACCTTGATATACAATGAGGGGACACCACTCTCAATAACAAGAGAGACGGGAATTGCTGAAGCCTTCTCTATCTGTTCTTCACTAAGACTGCTGAGAATGCTTAACCCCTTCTCACTGTCTCCCCCGCTTGCTCCAAGGGCAACTGCTGCCTGGATACCCTTTAAGGAGCAATTTGGAATGCCGACACCCATAGCATTCTTGACCATGTCCCTACTGGTACAGATTTCCAAAGAGGTGGGTACCATTCCTAATAATTCCGCAGCCTTGGCACCAGACAAAGCTGAGGCTGCGGGTTCAGTGCATCCCATTGCGGGGCGCAACTCTTTTTGCAATATTTTGAGGTATTTATCCATATATGTACTATATCACTGCTCAGATACTCATTCCAACCCAAACAAGCCAAAATACCCCCGTCATCTGGGAACATCAGCAATAAACAGCATTCCCTCCACTTGCAGGGTATAAGAACCAAGAGAGGCTGCTACCACATGACAACTACCTTTCTGCAGCGTTCGCTTCTCCTTTTCAGAGATAAACTGGGAACTTCCCTCACCAACAAAGAGCAACTCGATACTCCTACGGTCAGTAATCTCATAGGTTCCGCTGGTAAGGACCATAAGATGGAACTCCTCGGTAGGGGTGAGAAGATGCATTCGCCCTGAGGTACCACGCAACATCTGTACCTTCTCCACCTCTTTTCCCTTGATCTCTGTGACCTTCATCAACTCTCTGACATCTACCTTCTTGTTGGTAAGTCCTCCGCGAAGCACATTGTCCGATGCACTCATGAGCTCTATGCCATTGCCCATAACATAGGCATGCAAGGTTCCTGGCATAAGATAGAGAGCTTCTCCCTTTTCAAGGTGTTTAACGTTCAGCAAGAATGGGCAGAACAATCCTGGGTCATGGGGGTAGGAAACATAGCTGGCAAGAACAATCCCCTTGCTCTCAAGGAAACGGCCATCAGCGGTACAGGTGGGCAACTCTTCATGTTCTTTCAAGGAGGCAATATATTCATCGATCAGCGAAGACAATATTTCCTTATCCATGGTGTACAGTTGCTTGAACAACCGCGCAAGTTTCTCATCATCCTCAACCCCTGGTTCATCAAGATAAGAGAAATGTT is from uncultured Sphaerochaeta sp. and encodes:
- a CDS encoding phosphatase PAP2 family protein, whose protein sequence is MQESIMLFFLNIENPVLDFLGNLASLLGEQTFVIAVILYIFWNHDKKKGFGLYSSVLLSVLAMGILKATVKAPRPFQVLESIQGKRLETATGYSFPSGHTTTGAAFYTAMALTFHKRKLSIFCAIMMTLVGLSRLYLGVHWPIDVFAGLLLGVSISFAFYHYLDYLYDDEKRRLRYLVILGTIFAISGAVISILLNFFSADETAFNDLMKILALGGGGYLGFALENKKVQFLTEGTLAKKIGRYLIGLVVVLLIMGSKVIIPESLYAIGGFVRYSLVGLWATGLYPLIGKNLRLFSGAQ
- a CDS encoding 3'-5' exonuclease; protein product: MNYVALDFETANSYPGGACSVALARFDEEGTLLETYYTLIRPKHPYFDPGMTAVHKLSSDECLAAPAFDKIWEQMRSFIGRDILVAHNAVFDMGVMKAAFEAYDLEAREMSYLCTLTIARKLWPKMHSYKLSYLVDYLEMEYQAHYALDDAIMCGKIMYRLCQGHLNDLLDLRRFLITKGIEPKVIEHQRKDADFFL
- a CDS encoding L-serine ammonia-lyase, iron-sulfur-dependent, subunit alpha; this encodes MDKYLKILQKELRPAMGCTEPAASALSGAKAAELLGMVPTSLEICTSRDMVKNAMGVGIPNCSLKGIQAAVALGASGGDSEKGLSILSSLSEEQIEKASAIPVSLVIESGVPSLYIKVTAKAGDDFAIATISGEHDRFSYLQHNTTVLRELAVDACGTELEVEDEQFLDSASLADMLTWVEQASKEAIDLVLDAKETNLAIARHALEHSYGLSVGRIAAEPIGKEPSSLSEAFSLGSAMAAAASDARMAGCPLPVIINSGSGNQGITLTVPIAVVAAYLKKDDEQLGRALLLSQLIGLGLTARKDRLSALCGAFTASIGTACGLVYLLGGTLEEMDRAFNTMVGNLTGIICDGAKSTCALKIYSCVEAANLACKLAFRGLSPGSESGIVGKSSMESMDFLSRISHEGMEETDKTILSIMLGKQS
- the manA gene encoding mannose-6-phosphate isomerase, class I; translated protein: MDIVQIKGHIKEYEWGNTSFIPALLGVPEDGKSKAELWLGTHPSGDAIVMETNQNLSSFLKGDSEHWFGEDHLESFGDELPLLFKVLAIEKPLSIQVHPDKLQAKAGWDWEEIIRKHLPQELWNYKDPNRKAEVIYALTPITAMCGFRPIDQIVPVLKLLLPEGYVKHFSYLDEPGVEDDEKLARLFKQLYTMDKEILSSLIDEYIASLKEHEELPTCTADGRFLESKGIVLASYVSYPHDPGLFCPFLLNVKHLEKGEALYLMPGTLHAYVMGNGIELMSASDNVLRGGLTNKKVDVRELMKVTEIKGKEVEKVQMLRGTSGRMHLLTPTEEFHLMVLTSGTYEITDRRSIELLFVGEGSSQFISEKEKRTLQKGSCHVVAASLGSYTLQVEGMLFIADVPR